The DNA segment tgaaGTGAGGCTTGTTTTTTGGGATCATGGACTCATGGGATGCTCAGAAGATGTGAGTTTATAAGTTTACATTTTTATGATGTTTATAATATTTAGGCATACTTTATTTCATGTGTTCGATGCAGAGGGGAATCCTTTCTTATCAAAGAATCTGTAAAAATGGCTTTGtcttggaaaataattttttggagaattttatcattttaaagtatgaaaattgaaaaaaaaatttgcATGACTATTGATTGAAGCAAGTGATATGAAATGagcataaaataaaagaaaataatttttatttagtgTTAAAAAGAGCAGGTTGGGCATATATATATGGACAGGTTAAAACGAGTCTAGTAAATAAATGAGTTGGCTTATAACCCGTCCAATTATTGCTTGGATCAGAACTTGGCGAGTCAATTAGGACTAAACAACCGGCCATAACCCaattcattttttataattgtttaattaccaaatcaaactaatactccttccgtttcaatttagatgagttagtttgactcgacacgaagtttaagaaaaaaaaagacatttgaaacttgtggtatTAAAAACTTAAGGTGTAAAAACTTTGTGTAGCCATGACAtttttgtggttataaaagcttctcattaagggtaaaatgtgtaaaatgaagagtttaaagttgaattattttcaaatttaaaaatgtgtcgtttattttggaacagactaaaaagcaAATAACTCGTTTAATTTGAAACGGaatatcttttcttttattttttttgactaATCAAACAAAAAAACTTATATTTCTATGTTTTCTTAAGTTTCTTATGGTCAATTTGCGCTATGcaaaaattggcccaatcttTAAGATGGCTAACTTGGGTCATGTTCTTTTTAATCCGCCAATGAATATAAATCCAACCCAATCTATGACAGTTTACATCATACCAAACAAATTTATATGACTCAGTTTTCGTGTATTTTCAGGCTTGACATCTACATCCATGATTACTTAGTTAAGAAAGGCATGAATACAACAGCTGAGGCATTGGCCAGGGAAGCTAATGTTAATCCGAGACAAGCTGGTAATTTGATTTTTGATAATGGTCCTCTCTATCTTTCTAGGGTTGAAACTGATTTTTAATTTTGCTTTATTAGCGAGCATAATTCATTAAAGCTTATGCTTAATTGAATAATAGAGTAATTCAATTGTTTATGGTAAGACGCTTTTCATGTTTCTAAAACTGTATTAATTGCTTGTTTATTTTAGAGAAATGTGCACAACAAAGTGACTGATCATTTTATTGTGGGATATGTTTCAGCTGTCAATTCTCCTGTGGGATTTCTAGCTGAGTGGTGGGATGTATTCTATGATATATTCAACTCTAATCAGGCCGAGCACGCCCAAGAACCCAATGCTGAGGTGTTAGCTAAACTTTTCTAAGTTGAAATCATTTTTTCTGTGACAATTATAATCTGAATGCAtgattttcttaaattttcaGGTTCCACGGACTATGGACAATGTGGTACCTTATACCCCTTCTGTATGCCATCATTTTCTCCTAACTTTGCAATCTTTTGGTCCTAAATTTATGGATTCTAATTTCTCCCTTGTGATGCCACCATTTTATCCTAACTATATGGCACCTAATATATCTCTTGCGATGCAGGGCTTTAATCCTGACTCTAAGATAAAAATGCAAGAGCAAGGCAACAACTTTATGTTGCCTGACAAAGAAGTGACGTCCAAGTTACGAATTCTTGAGGTGGACGAAGCGAGTCACAGGGTGCCATCTGCAACCGCTTCTAGGTAACATGTTATGTTTATTCCTAATTCGGACCAACTTTTCTgcaattaatttattttacagTGTTTGCCTTATTCACTTCAATGTGGACGGAAAGAGTTTGGGGCCATGTTGTATCTGTTCTGCTTGTTCGTGACATTTTTGTTTTTTAGTTACTAAGGGAATGGAATGAGAGGAATTGGGCAAAATTACGCCCCCGTTGCGTTTAGCAACGAGGTTATGGCCGTTACATTGGATGTATCCAATTCTCCGTGTTTCTTGCAAGAGGCTGCTGTTGTTACATGCCCTTCAGTCTAGTAACTTGAGATCAATTGCTTAGTAGCGAACATGATATAGCCTTTCTACGATAACTAGTTATTGCTAAGAAGTTGTGTAGCGAAAGCATCACTTTAGTTGTTGAAGTTGGTGAATCAGAAGATTTCTAATTCCTTTGATGTACATTGATCTCATACAGCCCCCCGGTGCAGCAAATGCCAAATATGCCTCAACAGTGGGAGGTCAGAGTATGTTTACATTTCCCAAACAACAGTGAACTTTTTCAATAAAGTTGTGACGTAACTGACAAGATTTCATTTCTGATAGGATGAGACAAGTGGTATTTACTTTGGAAGAACCAAGCAGATGGATCCAAATC comes from the Nicotiana tabacum cultivar K326 chromosome 14, ASM71507v2, whole genome shotgun sequence genome and includes:
- the LOC107773972 gene encoding uncharacterized protein LOC107773972, with the protein product MDSWDAQKMLDIYIHDYLVKKGMNTTAEALAREANVNPRQAAVNSPVGFLAEWWDVFYDIFNSNQAEHAQEPNAEVPRTMDNVVPYTPSGFNPDSKIKMQEQGNNFMLPDKEVTSKLRILEVDEASHRVPSATASSPPVQQMPNMPQQWEVRDETSGIYFGRTKQMDPNPCGPTTALLPTTESSDAGSSTGSCS